GCGCCGGGTCCGGAGGAACGTGGGGTCGAAGCCATGGTCGTCTCCTCAGTCGATCGGGTGATGAATGGTGACGAGCTTGCGACCGTCGGGGAACGTCGCCTCGATCTGGACGTCGTCGATCATCTCGGCGACACCCGGCATCACCTCGTCGCGCCCGAGCACCGTCCGGCCCGTCTCCATCAATTCGGTGACCGGGACGCCTTCCCTGGCGCGTTCGAGCACCCAGGTGGTCAGGAGTGCAACGGCTTCGGGATAGTTGAGCTTCACTCCCCGATCACGACGGTCGCGGGCGACCATGCCGGCCACCGACAAGAGGAGTTTCTCGGTGTCTGCAGGCGTGAAATGCATTCTGCGATACTGCCACGTTCTTCGTTGGCCGGCAGTGTCCGCACCCTTCGAGAATCCACAGCGATGTCATCCGATCAATGGACATTCACGAACCCGCCCATGCAGAATGTCCCACTGCTAGCGTGAGTCGCAGGGGGTTGACGAGAGGCCGCAGTGGAACGCATCGCATTGTCCGACGCCTTGTACCTGTACGGTGACCGGCCTCAAGGCGTGAGCACAGCGGTGACCGGTTGGGTGCTTCCCGAAACAGACGTGGACTCCGAGTCGGTCGTCGATTGGATAGCGGAACGGGCCGCAGCGATCCGACCCCTTCGGCTGTGCGTCGTCCACGCCCTGGGACACATCGGTGACGCCTACTGGAGCGAAGCCAGAGACTTCGACGCACGTGCACACGTCCACGTTCACAGTTGCAGGGACTGGACAGACGTCAAGCGTCTGGCTGTTGAACTGCACGGTCAACCGTTCGACGATCGGCGCCCCCTGTGGGAGGTACACGTCGCCCGCGGTGTCACCGGTGTCGGAGATCTTCCGGGACGACACATGGTGCTCCTCGTCAAGAGGCATCACGCGATCGCCGACGGTGCGCTCATCACCGCTCTCACCGAGAGCCTGCTTCGGCTCGACGTGCCGTCGCCAGAGGTCACCCGTCCGACATCGCGGTTCGCCGTCACCGCCCGCGAACTCGCCGTTCTCCCCCTCCGCCCATTTCTGATCGCCGCCGACGTCGCTCGACTGTTCCGCCTGCACCGCAGGATGGCGGCCGCCGATCGGGCAGCCGATGTGCCTGCCGTGGAACCCTCTCCTCGAACAGAGGTCAACGGGCCCCCCAGTGGGCTGATCGACTTCGACACCGTGTTCTGCTCGATCACTGCCTTGCGCCGGGAGGCCGATCGCATCGGCGGAGTGAGCGTCAACGACGTCGTGCTCACTGCGCTCGGCAGAGCACTGGCGAAGCATCTAGACCGCGACAACCCCCATCTCGTCGCGCAGGTGCCGATCAGCACCGAGCACGGCGCGGACGACGGTGTCCGGAATCATGTCTCACTGTGTTCCGTCGACCTCGGAGTCGGCGCATCCGTGGAAGACGCGTCCCGCGCAGTCCATCGTGCGGTGCGCGCGCAAGCGAAGCGGTTGCGGGCCTCCCCGCACGCGGAGTTGCCTGCCCACCTGCCGAGGCTGCCCGGTTTCGTCTTCACCGCACTGTTCGCCCGTCGGCTGAAGACCGTCGACTACGACGGCCCGACGCTCACTCACACGAACATCAGCAGCCCTCCGCCGTCCTCGTCCGCCGGCCTGAGCATCTGCGGTTCAACCCCGATCACACGATTCTCAGTCGGGTCGCTGGAGGACACCGGCACCAACCACATCATCAGCCGGTTGGACGATCAGCTGAGCATCACAGTCAGCGGCGACCCCCACCAGATCGATCTGCCCGCGTACCTCGCGACGATCCGTCACACGATCAACAGTCTCGGAACGGACTGCGACCAACGGCTGTCGACGTCGAATATGTGACAGCGAAGGGAGTGGCTGTTACATCCG
This genomic window from Gordonia sp. PDNC005 contains:
- a CDS encoding urease subunit gamma, which produces MHFTPADTEKLLLSVAGMVARDRRDRGVKLNYPEAVALLTTWVLERAREGVPVTELMETGRTVLGRDEVMPGVAEMIDDVQIEATFPDGRKLVTIHHPID
- a CDS encoding wax ester/triacylglycerol synthase domain-containing protein, producing MERIALSDALYLYGDRPQGVSTAVTGWVLPETDVDSESVVDWIAERAAAIRPLRLCVVHALGHIGDAYWSEARDFDARAHVHVHSCRDWTDVKRLAVELHGQPFDDRRPLWEVHVARGVTGVGDLPGRHMVLLVKRHHAIADGALITALTESLLRLDVPSPEVTRPTSRFAVTARELAVLPLRPFLIAADVARLFRLHRRMAAADRAADVPAVEPSPRTEVNGPPSGLIDFDTVFCSITALRREADRIGGVSVNDVVLTALGRALAKHLDRDNPHLVAQVPISTEHGADDGVRNHVSLCSVDLGVGASVEDASRAVHRAVRAQAKRLRASPHAELPAHLPRLPGFVFTALFARRLKTVDYDGPTLTHTNISSPPPSSSAGLSICGSTPITRFSVGSLEDTGTNHIISRLDDQLSITVSGDPHQIDLPAYLATIRHTINSLGTDCDQRLSTSNM